In Agarilytica rhodophyticola, a genomic segment contains:
- a CDS encoding helicase-related protein — MLLRPRQTTFVERSLAALEKHKNTLGVAPTGCHAPSTLILMYDGTLKPVEEIQVGDTLMGPDSRPRHVQRLYHGMDMMYEIRPIKGEPFIVNKDHILSLVKTKNANSIVNISVSAYLEQSTRFKQVHKLYRTAIDFPSQEEPSVDPYFFGLLLGDKNLMHTPPLIPHHYKTGSRKTREALLSGLLDSDGHKNSYAQNVMAFSTASKELADDVAFIARSLGLYPLSKSKTLNGMTYYGLMIADSTHEEDVLHTGFTIHKMGMGDYYGFSVDQDHLYVMGDFTVTHNSGKTIMLSGVVGQWAKKNQGAKACVLAHRDELTQQNNAKFLRVNPTLTTSVFDANEKSWQGDTTFAMVQTLSREHNLKQLPALDLLVIDEAHHAAADSYQKIIDAARAKNPDLALYGVTATPNRGDKKGLKNVFSNVADQITLTELINAGHLVQPVTYTIDVGTRKQLSKVKKNVADFDMKAVNDIMNKKPINEAVIRHWKEKAGDRPTIIFCSTVEHADDVARAFQNAGISTECIHGDLTTQERQASLSRYESGESQVIVNVSVLTEGYDYTPTSCIILLRPSSYHSTMIQMIGRGLRIVDPNDYPGVVKTDCIILDFGTSSIIHGKLEQKIHLERPQPQEDAPQKECPECEASMPIHCRECPICGYVFEVISSSADGSSKLEIQNFVMTEVDLLTRSTFQWVDLYHDKTSTMATGFNAWAGAFYLYGHWYAVAGARLQQTRLLYVGERTLCMAACDDWLNLNETEGGAGKSRRWLNEEATSRQLKYLPQNYTHNFGLTRYHASCLIAFNTNKNDIQRIIFNAAKQKEQVA, encoded by the coding sequence ATGCTACTAAGACCTCGACAAACTACGTTTGTCGAGCGGAGCCTTGCTGCGCTCGAGAAACACAAAAATACGCTGGGTGTGGCACCTACGGGATGTCATGCACCAAGCACATTAATATTAATGTATGACGGCACACTAAAGCCAGTCGAAGAAATTCAGGTGGGCGATACCCTCATGGGACCCGATAGCCGCCCTCGTCATGTCCAACGTTTATATCACGGCATGGATATGATGTACGAGATACGCCCAATAAAAGGCGAGCCGTTTATCGTGAATAAAGATCATATTCTTTCTTTAGTCAAAACAAAGAACGCTAATAGTATTGTGAATATTAGTGTGAGTGCCTACCTTGAACAAAGTACTCGCTTTAAACAGGTGCACAAACTTTATCGAACGGCGATAGATTTTCCATCACAAGAGGAACCTTCTGTCGATCCTTATTTTTTTGGGTTATTACTGGGCGATAAAAACTTAATGCATACGCCGCCGCTGATTCCGCACCATTATAAAACGGGATCACGAAAAACACGTGAAGCGCTGCTATCAGGATTACTTGACTCTGATGGTCATAAAAATAGCTATGCACAAAATGTCATGGCGTTTTCTACAGCATCGAAAGAACTCGCTGACGACGTGGCGTTTATTGCGCGTAGCCTAGGGTTATACCCTTTGTCCAAATCCAAAACGCTCAATGGGATGACGTACTATGGTTTGATGATAGCCGACAGTACTCATGAGGAGGATGTTTTACACACCGGCTTTACCATACACAAGATGGGTATGGGCGATTACTATGGTTTTTCTGTTGATCAGGATCACCTATATGTGATGGGTGATTTCACTGTCACTCATAACAGCGGTAAAACGATCATGCTATCGGGGGTGGTTGGGCAGTGGGCTAAAAAAAATCAAGGCGCTAAAGCGTGCGTACTCGCTCACCGTGACGAATTAACCCAGCAAAATAATGCCAAATTTTTACGTGTGAATCCGACGCTCACCACCTCCGTATTTGATGCAAACGAGAAATCGTGGCAAGGCGATACCACTTTCGCGATGGTGCAAACGCTATCACGAGAACATAACTTAAAGCAGTTGCCTGCGTTAGATCTATTGGTTATCGATGAGGCTCATCATGCCGCAGCAGACAGTTATCAAAAAATTATTGATGCGGCGCGAGCGAAGAATCCCGATCTTGCTTTATATGGTGTCACCGCCACCCCCAATCGTGGTGATAAAAAAGGACTAAAGAACGTCTTCTCCAATGTGGCTGATCAAATTACGTTAACAGAACTTATTAATGCCGGTCACCTTGTGCAACCGGTGACGTATACCATCGATGTGGGGACACGAAAGCAATTATCGAAAGTGAAAAAAAATGTCGCTGACTTTGATATGAAAGCGGTTAACGACATCATGAATAAAAAGCCGATTAATGAGGCCGTGATTCGACATTGGAAAGAAAAAGCCGGTGATCGACCCACCATTATATTTTGTTCTACTGTTGAGCACGCGGATGATGTTGCACGAGCGTTTCAAAATGCAGGCATTAGCACGGAATGTATTCATGGGGATCTCACAACACAAGAACGACAAGCGAGCCTATCCCGTTACGAGTCCGGGGAATCCCAAGTCATTGTTAACGTTAGTGTCTTAACGGAAGGATACGACTATACACCGACAAGCTGCATCATCTTGCTACGACCCAGCAGTTACCATAGTACGATGATTCAGATGATTGGCCGAGGGTTACGCATTGTTGATCCTAATGACTATCCGGGTGTTGTAAAAACGGATTGTATTATTTTGGATTTCGGCACCAGCTCAATTATTCACGGGAAGCTTGAACAAAAAATACATTTAGAAAGACCTCAACCACAGGAAGATGCGCCACAAAAAGAATGCCCAGAATGTGAGGCGAGTATGCCAATACATTGCCGTGAATGCCCGATATGTGGCTATGTTTTTGAGGTTATTTCATCTTCTGCTGACGGTAGCAGCAAACTTGAAATCCAAAACTTTGTCATGACAGAGGTTGATTTACTGACACGTTCTACTTTCCAATGGGTTGACCTCTATCACGACAAGACTTCCACGATGGCTACTGGGTTTAATGCGTGGGCGGGCGCATTTTATTTATATGGCCACTGGTATGCCGTAGCGGGGGCGCGGCTACAACAAACGCGACTGCTTTACGTTGGCGAAAGAACATTATGCATGGCGGCATGTGATGATTGGTTGAACCTGAATGAAACTGAAGGGGGGGCGGGAAAATCTCGTCGGTGGTTGAATGAAGAGGCGACATCACGCCAGCTCAAATATTTACCCCAAAATTACACCCATAACTTTGGTTTAACCCGCTATCACGCCAGTTGTTTAATCGCTTTCAATACGAATAAAAACGATATTCAACGCATTATTTTTAATGCCGCTAAGCAAAAAGAACAGGTGGCGTAA
- a CDS encoding ATP-binding protein, producing the protein MFPLITAEQRRSQHRGVKGCIFGKSGIGKTSLLLTLPTSSTLFFDIEAGDLAVEDWNGDAFRPKTWQECRDFAVFIGGPNYALRDEQSYSEAHFNAVCKKYGDPAQLDQYNIIFIDSITVAGRLCFQWCKGQPQAFSERTGKPDIRGAYGLHGQEMIAWLTHLQHTRNKSVWFVGILDEKVDEFNRRVFEPQIEGSKTGLELPGIVDQVITMADLPSEDGTPYRAFINHTLNPFGYPAKDRSRKLDVIEEPHLGRLMEKIKRPADMMVHHLDYGLREPAQTDTQSQLQHSNTQNNISNNIHDNTTH; encoded by the coding sequence ATGTTTCCTCTTATTACTGCAGAACAACGGCGATCACAGCACCGGGGTGTTAAAGGCTGTATTTTTGGTAAAAGTGGTATCGGTAAAACTTCGTTACTGTTAACCCTTCCTACATCGTCGACATTATTTTTTGATATCGAAGCCGGTGATCTTGCCGTGGAGGATTGGAATGGTGATGCCTTTAGGCCCAAGACATGGCAAGAGTGTCGAGACTTTGCTGTATTTATTGGTGGGCCTAATTACGCGCTGCGCGATGAACAATCCTATAGCGAAGCACATTTTAATGCTGTCTGTAAAAAATACGGAGATCCGGCCCAGTTAGATCAATATAACATTATTTTTATTGACTCCATTACTGTTGCTGGTCGCTTATGTTTTCAATGGTGTAAAGGCCAACCGCAAGCGTTTAGTGAACGTACTGGTAAGCCTGATATCCGTGGCGCTTACGGGTTACACGGCCAGGAGATGATTGCTTGGTTAACACACCTCCAGCATACACGGAATAAAAGTGTCTGGTTCGTGGGAATACTCGATGAAAAGGTAGATGAATTTAATCGTCGCGTTTTTGAGCCACAAATCGAAGGGTCTAAAACCGGATTAGAATTGCCTGGGATTGTCGATCAGGTTATTACGATGGCAGACCTGCCTTCTGAAGACGGCACCCCCTATCGCGCTTTTATCAATCATACCTTAAACCCTTTTGGTTATCCGGCGAAGGATAGAAGTCGCAAATTAGATGTCATTGAAGAGCCACATTTAGGCCGCCTCATGGAAAAAATAAAACGGCCTGCAGACATGATGGTTCACCATCTTGACTACGGTCTTAGAGAGCCTGCCCAAACAGACACACAATCACAGTTACAACACAGCAATACACAAAACAACATAAGCAACAATATACACGACAACACCACACACTAA
- a CDS encoding DUF6362 family protein, with product MHRHGRDNKTVARRFEECVSVLSKLPGNISLGHRNYWPEIKYTSREIARMEKTKKYTILQPLPDAIDRAEETLAWITLVDQPERRKLIWLRAQRMSWRAIAREVGYPKTTAQRYWNEALSTISDNLEVPVSRGNSW from the coding sequence ATGCATCGGCATGGCCGGGATAATAAAACCGTAGCACGGCGTTTTGAGGAGTGTGTTAGCGTGTTAAGCAAACTGCCAGGAAACATATCACTGGGCCATAGAAATTATTGGCCTGAAATTAAATACACATCACGCGAAATTGCACGGATGGAAAAAACAAAAAAATACACGATATTACAACCACTCCCCGATGCCATTGATCGCGCTGAAGAAACCTTAGCTTGGATTACGCTAGTCGATCAGCCAGAGCGGCGTAAACTAATTTGGCTTAGAGCACAGCGCATGTCGTGGCGAGCCATTGCGCGAGAGGTGGGCTATCCGAAAACAACGGCACAGCGGTATTGGAATGAAGCGCTTAGTACAATTAGTGATAATTTAGAAGTACCGGTAAGTCGCGGTAACTCCTGGTAA
- a CDS encoding AAA family ATPase: MTINNFLDFSSADDQIDLDEQEIAPSAHEVKSRLLDQLPNVLNYLFPEGKEKQKQFVVGDIDGNRGKSLVVELHGSKAGVWHDFATNESGDIFDLWAHHKGFDIRRDFARVIESASQWLGNVPAFQSAPKRKKSPPMDDLGPVTAKWDYHDTTGHLVVRVDRFDPPSGKVFRPWDVKARKHQAPKIRPLYQQPAIAVNDTIIFVEGEKCADALISTGNIATTAMGGANTLVDKTDWSPLKNKHVLIWPDNDEAGSTYAKNVSQAIVAAGAASVSILEIPKDKPKKWDAADAISEGVDVNEFIKSCRFIEVKKKMASLQLTDWHASDRFKGEPKARDWLIEHIFPLAQVSLLAASGGVGKSFLLAQLAREVAAFNGLRFNAPTLFGGDLMRKGASVYITAEDDAIEIHLRLNTLGDIPHHLYAVPLPDAGGVIPLFVPDPVKRMPTATAAWLSLFRQCETIADLRVIIFDPLQPLCALDLNIPENAQFVCSQLATLAAQTGAAVIVSHHFAKREATTPEQAREAIRGSGGLVDGVRCAYALWQPPQDKAEAICKIIKEKYSRGSVVFGGVVKSNGRSNLSVTTFIRDHESGILMDRTREIAGKRAPTPEDLTPFVDAIAKAAKEGKPYTKTGVNGVYERRFELPETFHQIGKHKFVRWVEQLQAEKKLVAAMAPGQTSVKWLDHPLGPVALGDAEFMPGHINRSISKRGKKGYLQQVNEQKTTRH, encoded by the coding sequence ATGACGATCAATAATTTTTTAGATTTCAGTTCGGCGGATGATCAAATTGATTTGGATGAACAAGAAATAGCACCGTCCGCGCACGAGGTAAAATCACGTTTACTCGATCAATTACCGAATGTACTCAACTATCTATTCCCCGAAGGTAAAGAGAAACAAAAGCAATTTGTTGTTGGCGATATTGATGGCAATAGAGGCAAAAGCCTAGTCGTTGAATTGCACGGAAGTAAAGCCGGTGTCTGGCATGATTTCGCCACGAATGAGAGCGGTGATATTTTTGATTTATGGGCACATCACAAGGGATTTGATATTCGCCGAGATTTTGCTCGTGTGATTGAATCGGCATCACAGTGGTTAGGCAACGTCCCTGCTTTCCAATCAGCACCTAAAAGAAAAAAATCACCCCCTATGGACGACTTGGGGCCTGTCACGGCGAAATGGGATTATCACGATACGACAGGTCATTTAGTTGTGCGTGTCGACCGTTTTGATCCGCCAAGCGGTAAGGTGTTTCGACCATGGGATGTCAAAGCACGTAAGCACCAGGCACCTAAAATACGACCGCTTTATCAACAACCCGCGATAGCTGTGAATGACACTATTATTTTCGTAGAAGGTGAAAAGTGCGCGGATGCATTAATCAGTACAGGGAATATAGCCACGACAGCGATGGGGGGTGCGAATACGTTAGTGGATAAGACAGACTGGTCACCACTAAAAAATAAACACGTCTTAATATGGCCGGACAATGATGAGGCAGGCAGTACCTACGCAAAAAATGTCTCACAAGCCATTGTGGCTGCTGGTGCAGCTTCTGTATCTATTTTAGAGATTCCTAAGGATAAACCGAAAAAATGGGATGCGGCAGATGCTATTAGTGAAGGTGTAGACGTTAATGAATTTATTAAGTCGTGTCGGTTTATTGAGGTAAAAAAGAAAATGGCGAGTCTGCAACTCACAGACTGGCATGCGAGTGATCGATTTAAGGGAGAACCCAAAGCACGTGATTGGCTTATTGAACATATTTTTCCACTAGCGCAAGTCTCATTACTGGCAGCTTCAGGCGGTGTGGGTAAATCGTTTTTATTAGCGCAGCTTGCCCGTGAAGTCGCCGCATTTAATGGTTTACGCTTTAACGCCCCTACTTTGTTTGGTGGGGACTTAATGCGAAAAGGTGCATCGGTGTATATCACGGCAGAAGACGATGCTATTGAAATACACTTACGCCTAAATACCTTAGGAGATATACCTCATCATCTCTACGCGGTACCGTTACCCGATGCTGGGGGTGTTATCCCATTATTTGTGCCCGATCCGGTTAAAAGAATGCCTACCGCTACCGCAGCGTGGTTATCGCTGTTTCGTCAATGTGAAACCATCGCAGATTTACGGGTCATTATTTTTGACCCTTTACAACCGCTATGTGCGTTAGATTTGAATATACCGGAAAATGCACAATTTGTATGTTCACAACTGGCAACACTCGCTGCACAAACGGGCGCCGCTGTTATTGTTTCTCACCATTTTGCAAAACGTGAGGCCACTACCCCAGAACAGGCAAGAGAAGCTATTCGCGGCTCAGGTGGTCTAGTTGATGGCGTACGTTGTGCTTATGCACTTTGGCAACCACCGCAAGATAAAGCGGAAGCTATCTGTAAAATAATTAAGGAAAAATACAGCCGTGGCAGTGTTGTGTTCGGTGGTGTTGTTAAGTCTAATGGGCGTTCTAATCTATCGGTGACAACATTTATACGTGATCATGAATCCGGTATTTTAATGGATCGTACCCGTGAGATCGCCGGTAAAAGAGCGCCCACACCTGAAGACTTAACACCGTTCGTCGATGCCATTGCGAAAGCTGCAAAAGAAGGGAAACCTTACACCAAAACCGGAGTCAACGGTGTCTATGAAAGACGTTTTGAATTACCGGAAACATTTCATCAAATAGGCAAACATAAATTTGTTCGTTGGGTAGAGCAACTGCAAGCTGAAAAGAAATTAGTCGCTGCCATGGCACCCGGCCAGACCTCCGTAAAATGGCTAGATCACCCCTTAGGGCCAGTCGCACTCGGTGACGCTGAATTTATGCCGGGGCATATCAATCGATCAATATCTAAGCGCGGAAAAAAGGGATATTTGCAGCAGGTCAACGAACAAAAAACAACCCGACATTAA
- a CDS encoding DUF2924 domain-containing protein — translation MPITAPPPSTLTQIMQLESMTMKELLVMWQEFNPTPPPVRARSYIERRLAYALQVNALTAEDKKIVAKNTQRIEIISKSYVFNKSKNKQGTYTPVPGTILKRLYNDVEYEVIVRSDGQFEFQKQLYKSLSKIAKEITGTHWSGPAFFGLRKPNTPSKKKK, via the coding sequence ATGCCGATAACAGCCCCCCCCCCTTCTACACTGACGCAGATCATGCAACTTGAAAGTATGACCATGAAAGAACTGTTAGTCATGTGGCAGGAATTCAACCCGACACCACCCCCAGTGCGAGCACGAAGCTATATTGAACGACGTCTGGCTTATGCATTACAAGTTAACGCGTTAACTGCTGAAGATAAGAAAATAGTTGCTAAAAATACACAACGTATTGAAATCATCAGTAAATCCTATGTGTTCAATAAAAGCAAAAATAAACAAGGCACTTATACCCCTGTACCAGGCACCATTTTGAAGCGACTTTATAACGATGTGGAATACGAGGTGATTGTGCGATCAGACGGACAGTTTGAATTTCAAAAACAGCTCTATAAAAGCTTATCCAAAATTGCGAAAGAGATTACCGGTACACATTGGTCTGGACCTGCGTTTTTTGGTTTGCGTAAGCCTAACACCCCATCGAAAAAGAAAAAGTGA
- a CDS encoding crossover junction endodeoxyribonuclease RuvC — protein MQKNILSLDLGTTIGWAMTSHELIISGIANFKHSRYDGGGMRFLKFNAWLRDLHTSIDGIDVIYFEEVRRHIGTDAAHVYGGFLATLTAFGEQENIPYQGVPVGTIKKYITGKGNASKQAMIDSVRRLGYEPADDNEADALGLLMWAQDQQTGRH, from the coding sequence ATGCAAAAAAATATATTATCACTCGACCTAGGAACAACGATTGGATGGGCAATGACATCACATGAATTAATTATCAGCGGCATCGCGAATTTCAAGCATAGTCGTTACGACGGGGGTGGGATGCGATTTTTAAAATTTAATGCTTGGCTACGAGATTTACATACATCCATCGATGGCATAGACGTAATTTACTTCGAGGAGGTTAGGCGGCACATAGGGACAGACGCAGCGCATGTGTACGGTGGTTTTTTAGCAACACTTACCGCGTTTGGTGAGCAAGAAAATATTCCTTACCAAGGTGTACCCGTTGGAACAATTAAAAAATATATCACGGGCAAAGGTAATGCGAGTAAACAGGCTATGATCGATTCGGTTAGACGTTTAGGCTATGAACCTGCTGACGATAACGAGGCAGACGCGCTAGGACTGCTCATGTGGGCGCAGGATCAACAAACAGGGAGACACTAA
- a CDS encoding DUF6511 domain-containing protein produces MSYCCAICSALPGGFGWRDPNKNLKKRQRFCSKRCQDIHYYYFKQGITLTENEKNELEKIAREAVINPLATYVCNVGSEKPLFDYTKEEIHGLIHTIIHNYTTRLQNLYSDDIPF; encoded by the coding sequence TTGTCGTATTGCTGCGCTATTTGCTCTGCCCTACCGGGTGGGTTTGGTTGGCGAGATCCGAATAAAAATTTAAAAAAGAGGCAGCGTTTTTGCTCAAAGCGTTGCCAGGATATTCATTACTATTATTTTAAACAAGGAATCACTTTGACAGAAAACGAAAAAAACGAACTTGAAAAAATAGCAAGAGAAGCCGTCATTAATCCACTTGCTACTTATGTGTGTAACGTTGGTTCAGAGAAACCATTGTTCGACTATACCAAAGAAGAAATACACGGACTGATACATACGATTATTCATAACTACACGACACGATTACAAAATTTATACTCTGACGACATACCATTTTAA
- a CDS encoding helix-turn-helix domain-containing protein, which yields MTLASHLNQEQLALRWNLSESTIANWRSKGIGPAFLKLHNRVVYREEDIVAYEAQSLRKSTGEKFQDQEVRA from the coding sequence ATGACATTAGCCTCACATCTTAATCAAGAACAACTTGCTCTTCGTTGGAATTTAAGTGAAAGCACGATCGCTAATTGGCGCTCAAAAGGGATTGGCCCTGCCTTTTTAAAATTACATAACCGTGTGGTATATCGCGAGGAAGATATTGTCGCATATGAAGCACAGTCCTTGCGTAAAAGCACCGGTGAAAAATTTCAGGATCAGGAGGTGCGAGCCTAA